The genome window CTAAGATAAATTGACAAGCTGATAAAAGAGTGCAGGGAAAACAATGAAAGGTGGCTTGAGTTTGTTAGATTTTCCTCGATTTTGTGGGGTTTGTTTCGGGATGCCACTCTCGAAGAAATTAAGAACTACGCCGAATGACGTAGACAATTTGTACAGACACCGGACTAATTTGCTAATATTTGTTCGCCTCGCGAATCTCATTTTATACCTATAAGTTGTTACAACAGCAGAATTTGCTGAAATGTTAATGGAGGGTCTGTGGTAGGGGCTCATTAAAATCCATGACCGCGCTCGTAAATTTCGAGCGCATACACTGTGGGGTGGCGAAATtgaaattacaaaataaatcGCATCGAGTTTATAGTGTCTGGCAGTGTCTTGGCGAAGATTTTTttggaaattgaaattaattggCTGGGGACAAGCTGTCAAAAGTTTTGACACAAAACGTATGTCATACATACTAACATTAGTCGTTTGAAAAATTCAGACTAATCCATTTGCGCGAGTTTGGCTAATTGGGTATATGAATCAAAGGCGTTTGGCTAAGACAATGTATTTTAATTGCGATTATTAATTTTACTGCGCATGTCAGCCAGTAATATTTATAATCTTTTTAATTGATcaaattaaaagaatatatctTTTATTATATGTACACGCTGAGTGCTTCTTAATGTGCATCGTTAAAGTGTAATTTGCATCCTATGAGATATTGCTCAAACCTTTACCTGCAATATATGATCTATCAATTACTTGGCGGattaaatagtaaatattttgctTTGCATACCTTTAATTACAGACCAGTTTTAAGTACCTAAAACATTTGTAATTTCCGCTGAGAAATGCATTTCCATTGCAAAAGCGTTGGGAAATGATTTAGAAAATTTGCTAAACAAATCAGCAGAAACAGTTCgcaaaaatttcaatttcaaataCAAGGCGTTTTCACTTTTCCTCACACGAATTCCAATTCCAACCGGGAATTGAACTGCCCCACGTGCCCACCCTTGGTcatgtgtgtttgtgcatcGGTATCGGTATCGATGTttgtttaaatgcaaataccCGAGTTCAGAACTGttacagatacatatacatatataaatataaatataaacactTCGATATGAATAAGCAATGCAGTGGAAACTAATTCAAGTTCAAGGTGAGTTCCGTCGACGTTCGCCGCCCAGCGGTTtcgatggcgatgatgatgatgattcgGTTCCATCTGCAGCTGTCAGTGCTCGTTTGGCTATCCAAATTATGCAATATGCTTGCAGTCTGCACCCCGCGTAATTGAATGGAATTGCATTTGTATAAAATATCATATGCGCCGACCAAGTGCCAGATACCCAGAGTTCAATGGCCGATCGACCGAAGGTTGCATAGATACGATGCGTAAAGTCGTTGCAATAGTGGAAAACTTAACATTTCGGATTGGTTTATCTGaaactttattattatttattatattacattttgttcatttattttttaatttatttaaagaaGTTTTATTACTTCATCACTGCCTCCTTCTCTTAATATTGCTACaccttcgatttccattttatgTTCACAGGATTAAGCTTAAGTGTTTGGAATTTCGTGTTTTGGCTTGACCTGCAGCTTGAACCCTACCTAGGGGATTGCTATAATATGACATAAAAAACTAAATGGCAACGGTTCAAAATTAAATCCCATCATTTCGCCGGCAATCAGAGAAGCCACAAGCAaagctaattaaattattttgccAAGATGTATAGCGAACCTCAGGGAAGTGAAGTGGCGGAAACCGACTGGCGATCGGCGGCTGAGGACCCACCGGTTTAGGGCCATATTATGCTTCCATCTCCACCttctccacctccacctccatcTCCGTCTCCATGTTCATCTTCATCTTCATGGATCTCCATCGCCAGTCGCATCTGTTTGCCGCGCATTTCATGAAATTACGCGCTGTTAAAATCAACTTAAAAAGACTCCACGTAGTTTTATGTTTCTCCACTCCAGCCAGCGAACAAAAAACAAAGttgtaaattataattttatgttTGAAATCTCAAACCAATAATGTGAAGTCCCAAGAGCCTGCGAAAGGGTAACCAATTGGCGAGTGATTTGATCTACGATCCTGAGAAATATTCAGCCTGGTCGGGTAAGCAAATCATTTATCCGGTACACAATGTGGGTTAACTCATCTATTTTTGTATCAGTTTGGTATAGCATGTGTATTTGAATTACAAATCTGGTAAGATTGAAATACACTTATAGTTACTAATGTGTCTTAACCAGTAGTTTGTTCCATCGTAGCAAATAGTTGTTTCCATCGTAGCAAATTAAACATGTTAAAGTGACCAGCTGCATGGTTGATTCTAGGGtattttcttgcagtgcatgGCTTAGTCGTTAGTCGTTAAGAACctaacaaaaatattgtaggAATTGAGCAAAACATCGTAAAAGAAACTCAGCTCTGAGCTCTCAGCTCAGCAACTCAGCGGCGCGCAGCTCATTAAATGCGTCTGCGCAACGTAATTTGCCTTTGAGGCGCGCACGTTTCCAACGTTAAGTTCCTGCGCAGGTTTCCCGGCGTATTTCCCATATCGTTACACCCCATATACTGGCCATATACTCCCCATCTACTCCCCAACTGCTCCCCATGTACACCCATGCACTCCCAAGGGAGCACTCCTCACGCTCGCTCCTCGACTCAACTGAATACCCTACACGTTTACGACGCAGCGCGACATTTACTACTTTGATGCCCAGGAACGAGATGCAAAAATGCTTTAGAATTgtaaaaatgttgaaaataaattaaaaatgtggTAAAAATCTCGAGCAGGCCGCAGGAGGAGGCAAGTCGGTGGGGGCACGTCGCTTTTATGATCCTCTTGGCCAGCATTTTGGGGCTAGTTAATAGCtcctatatatgtatgtaccatatatacgtatgtacatatatgttgGCGGGAATTAATGCGTGTGGGCGGGGCCCGGAGCTTTGCCATCGTTTCGAATTTAATGAAGGCAATAGAAACCGATTTCCCAATGAGTTTCGAGCACATGAGTTTTAGTTTAATGCATGGAATAATTCTGGAACCAAGGATATGGTTCTTTTCTAAGCTCTTTGGTTAATTCGAAAGTATCTTTAGGGTGGATAAAGCTTAGGCAAATGATGTAAAAGTCTTCTATAACATACTACATCAATATCAATCAATATCATTATCATAGAAAGCTGCAATTAATATTtatcttaattaatttaaagtcttttcattttcacatAAACAAACTAGTTAGACTAGATAGTATCAGGCAGTATCTGCAATAAGGATTTCAGACAAGTTCCTAATCTATTAACTGTATCTTTACTAATGCGTGATGTTCAATCGGTTTGGAAGCACCAACAGTGTCTAATAATCTCCATGGCAAGCTGTCATTTGAGTTGAGGTGATCATGGTGTTCTATCTAAATCATCTGGCGATATGACAGGAAGCGCCACATCCACTAGAATGGTTTATCCAGCAAATGTAATTTATACACACAATTAAAGCTCGAGTGTGCTCAAATGCTCGAGTTTGCGCGCCGCAATTTAGCTGCTATTTACGACTTCTCAGCCAGACATTCACACTCGGAGCGGACCAGACTTGTGGGCCACGATACGCACAGCTAATCCGGCTGGAGGAGCAGGTATCTCCTTATGGCCCGTCTCCATTAATGTAAATCAACGTGtgcaatttcattttcaatgCAACAATTTGTGGCAGCCAGCGGGCAGCTCGAAGCTGTGAGTTCttgggtatttttttttttgtgttattcCGCCCAGCCGGTGTTTCGGCTTCAAATTGAAATGGCAACAAGTTTTTAATGAAGTGAATGGGGTGCACCGAGGTCCAAATTGTTGGACTGCTGATAGACAAGCGCGGTCGAGGCCTGTGAGTGACagaccgaccgaccgaccgaccgaccgaccgtGTGGTCGCGTGTTGAGGGCGTTGGTCGCCCGAGAGCCGTGGGTTGCTGGCTTTGGCCGAATATGCAAATTCACATATTTACCCTAATGGCCATCGACATGCTCGGCGTTGTCGGGGCTCCTGGCCATGGCCTATCAATCATTGAGTTCTGGAAATTAAAGACCGTATTCAAGACGAAATAAAGTCGTTTGGCCAGACGCCTTCAGCCAGGTCAGAACTCGGACCGTGCATCAATCAGTCTTTATGTTTGGCCAGCTATTTGATCCCGATCTCGATCTCGATACCGGTTAGACCAGCCTTGGGCGGCgctgcagatgcagatgcacaTGCAGATACTTGCCGATACCGGGGACGTTCCGAGATGAGATGACCAGGAACATGACCAAACAAAGGTGTGCGCCTCCCATGATCATATCACATTGCCTCCGCCCCGCCCTTTGATTTGGTTTGGTAATTTATGATTCAGATGGCACAATTATCCGGTGGAGGAAGTGGATCGGCGTAACTGGAGGAGGTGGCATCCAGAAATGACTAAGTGGCATGCCAAACTTTTTTCCAGATGTGCAAAGTGGCTGAGAACAATGCATACTAATGAAGGGGGCTAGTCCTCAATCAGTTGGCCGGAGTCTTCTAATTAAGATTAGTTAGTGGAAGTGCATTCGGAATTTATGAAATTCTGTTCGTCGCAAAAGCGTGACGGtgtttgaaaatattttacagAGCCACCGAATAAAATGcaatataaatacaaaatctaatttaataatttgcatattttgatGATTTTTCCTGCTATTTATAGGCAATCGCCGATTTGCAAATGGGTTGAACGAAAAACAAAGTGCAAATAGTCAAAAACGTACACTGTAcgaatatatttgtttattagcAAGCAAtcgaaaataatttaattacgTGTTTGCATAATTCcctataaattttattaatttttccaaatgtatttaatatttgaatGAAATTAAACTTAATAAGCAGATATTTTTCCTTGTGTAGAAAGTAGATCCCTTACTGATTTCGAGCTATGTTGCTGTTGACATTTCGTGACATCCTTTAAAGTTAAGGACGTATCTTTTGGCAAGCGGCTTTGAATTCGATCAGAGGAAAACCAGTTTTTCCCTTGCGCCCTATAATCAGCTGATCAATGTACCTATTTATGCACGTAACTGTTTGCTCTGGAGTTCAGATACGCATTCGCTGGGGAAAACTGGCTTAAAGGAACCCGGGGCCGTTGGCCCATAAGATATGGATATTATTACTGACAGTTTTGTTGATGCAACTTTAATTGTTGGGATATTAAGCCGAATGCGAAGCATAAGAGGTTGAAGGAGGAAATGGGTAATCATGGAGGTCGTTGAACTTCGAGAGGTTGGTACTAGCAGTATGCGAAATACATTTTATGGATAAGACAAATTcctaaatttaaaatgaatttaattagTGCAATGCTGAATATTTGGCTCTAGAATATTTTCGTATAAGCATTAactcattattatttttattgaaacCTTTCTTACTTGGTGTTACTTTAAAAAACTTTCATACGTAATTAAAAGCACATTATGTGCTTATTAAAACTGTTTCTCTGCCTTTCTTACAGACCCACCCTCTTCGTGTGAAATGCACTGATTCCCTACTTGCAATCAGATTAAAGCACtctaatatatattttgtagcACTGACTAGCTATTAGTTATTATAATTAAGCCCCCGGTTTTATAGATCATGCATTATTTACAGAACGCAGAAATCAATTAAGCGCACTTCGTGTGAAACGCACTTTTTCTCCATCTGTAAGCGTTTTGAAACAGTTTAAGTTCCCCTGCTGaagttattattgttatttattgttataatTAAAGCAACAAGCTTAGAAATCTTAGATTGGGACATCAATTCCACGAGGCAAATATCATTTGTGGGCGCAAAACTCTTCTGATTTAGCAGTTGATAACTGCTAACACGTATCCACAGAGGACCATAAATCAATTTGGCCCGCGGCGAGACCAATCACACACTCGGTTTATGAAGCAAGTTCTTGGCACCTTTGGGCAGATGCCTGCCATAAATCTGCAAGTGCTTTGCTCTGCCCATTCCCAAATTCCAGTTCGTTTCGAATGCACTCACTTCGCGCACTTGCAGTCGTATTGTATCTGCCGCAGGGAAGTTGCAGGTTGCCAGTTGCAAGCAGCGATGCCGATGCTGCGAACAATGCCTGCCCCAAGCCGGATCATAAATTGCGTGTCTGTGGAAATGTAAACAGTTCTGAAGTCGTGGCCAAGCGGAGACGGCGTCCGATTACTAAGTGGCAACAGAGGAACTGAGAGCCAGCGCCCCAATCTTTCGGGGGGTCCAACAATGTTGTTTTAAGCAGTGCTTCACATGCAATTACACCATTTGCAGCAACAAGTTTTTATAAGTAAACGTACTCAGAACGgcttcataaatattttataaatttaataaattgagTGGCACAGAATCGCGCCCGGAGgagcaattattttaagtgCCCGCCTATTTTGATCGTACAAACTAAAGCAGCAGGGCCGGGCATCAATCATCCTCCTTCCCGGTGCTGTTGATCATGTCAACGGAATGCCCGTATTAACATTATATCAGTGGGATCGAAAATGACTTCCTTACAGCCAATGCCCTCCTCTAAATAAATATCTCTGTTTCCTAATTGTTTAAGTGTTTTTAGCGGCCACCTTCAGGATATTCGGATATTAGCTACACAGAGAGAATATTTTGGCAACAAAGTCTGGAATAAACTAGTGAAACAGCTTATAAATGTAATACTTTcttgttgttttgaaaattttaaattttttattgatgACACACGGTAATAACTTCACAGAGAACGTGTATGTGTAGTATCTTTTTTGTTGAAATCTGTTTGTACCCCGTAATTTAACTCACTTAAAGAGCCGTTGAATCTTCACACAGggtaatttagtttttttggCAGTACGCTTTCACGGattcaaaagctttttgacttgtcaaaaaaaaacaaaaaaaaaatgagtgCGAAGCCTAATGGCCCGCATTTCGAGGATGCAGCTCAAGTGAATACTTCGGGGCTTAGAACCTGGCTTAAAAAAAGGGGGTTGGGCTTCGGCGAGAGCCCTATAATTGATGCCTGCTGGATGGAAGCTGATTATGCCTGTACGCCGATGCAAATGACTTTGGCAGGTTGTAAATAACGCCAGCGAGTAGGCCTGTGCTTATTAGCCCTACGCCTTTATCCGCTGCAGCTGCCTCGTGTTTAGAGCCATTCTAGAACCGTTCAGAGGCCAGATCGCAAACTGCGACTACACTAATTTTCTGCTCGTAAAAACGGCTTTAATTGCGAGAAGAGAAAAccatatttttattgttcgtGCGGAAAAGTATTTCCTTTTGTGGTCTGTTCCTGGATAGATTCTGGCCATATAATTAAGCCCCATTTCGGGCGCATATAATCCCGGCTTGGAGCAGACCGCCGCCGGGCATCGCGAACAAAGTCCGGCGGACAAGTATTAACAGTAATGCCAACATATTAACTGGAAATCTCGTAAATTATCCAACCAAATGACCTGTCAAAGCTGCCAAGCGCTGCTCCCGAGCTCATTTCTCAAATAtgggaaataataaaatgcaaactacGCTCTCCAATCCAGCTGGAAGCCGGCAAACGAGCCATTTGAAAcgaaatcgaaaacaaaaTCGGCCagaatgtatgtatgttcgcgaaatataccaaaaatacattttacaaCTTCATTTTACGAGCGCAGCAAAGTTTTTCGTTCTCTACCAAGGGGTTTTTCAGTCGAATTGGCGGCACTAAATGTTCTAGACAGACAACTGGGAGAGATCTGTTGGCCAGGCACCAGGTCTTTTGGGCCTGGTCAGGAGGCGCTGCCTGTCTTAAGAGCCCGAAATTAGCACAAcccattaaattaattaactgAAGTCGAAGTTTATCGATTGCTGGCCAACATGGTTACCTTGACTTTGTGAACACGCTACACAAACATGACTCGAAGTTgctttaaattttatgtttcTCCTATATGCAGTTTACTGCCATGGCTGCTTTTATGTCGTTAAATTAtgtataattaataaatattgagtGTATTAGAGCACCATGCAAAGTGAACAGTATATTCAACAAAGTGTTGCCAAACAGCATTCAAATAACAATTAATTTAACTGATGAAATTATCATTCTCATTTGAGAgggtataaaaataacattAGCGGGTCATGGTGGTTAATTTAGAACTACACAATTTGATTATGTTTGTTGTTAAATCACTACCACATTTAATACCACAACATAGAAATAGAAAACGGATTTGAAGAATGTTGTACtctcttaaaaataaagttaCAGCCCAATCTCGATCCTAGAACTGCTGTCTGATCTAAATTCAAATCAATTACGTGTTCAACCAGATGTTTAAAAATCACTAAACGCATTACACTGACCAGAACCTTGTGTTTAGGAAATAATCTTGAGCACAGGAAAGCCCCGGTTTCCTACTGATACTGGGGCAATTGACTGTTCTACAATATTGGCATTCAGCTATTATCGGGATATGATGGCCATCAGATTTAATGACAAAATGATAGCCCTGGATCAGGAGCAACAACtgctggaggagcagcagaCCCAAGGAAAAGTGCCAAGTGCCTAACCTCGCCTTTGGAGGTGACTCGCAGACGGGATGACTAATTCCGGAGTCGGGCAGCGCCAGTGTGGGCAGCAGGCCAAACTAATGAGCCGTCCGACTTGTTTTGGGCGACTAGGAAATTTGCAACAAAGTTGCCCTGGCCGGCTGGAAACCCGATCTCGGTTCCTGTTTGAAGACGGGTTAGTTAGCTCCGTGCCAGCGATCGAGATTACGTTTGGGTTTACATGTTTGCAGACATTGGGGCCACAACCTGGCTACTTGGCTGCCAGCGACGACGGCACCTGAGGAGCTGGAGGCGCTAGATGAGCTGGGAGAGGTGGCGCGGTGTTCAATTGATTGACGAACTACCTGCAGTTGACAGACGTCGGTTTGTATTGTCTGCACTTCTGCTAAACGACCGCCGTAATGTCTGATCCATGTCTGGCTGCCATTACGCGCCGATAATGATAATGCTCGTATGCATGAAGAAGACATCGGCGAGTGGAAAATGCAACTGTGAAAAAGTTTCATGCCTGCTTAGCACTTTGATGGATGGTCGTGTTGGATTGGCTTGACAGAGCGTCTTGTAATTGTCCGTAGTCGTAGTCGTAGATTGTGCTGCATTTGTATGCCGCGTTGTGTGCCGCGGTGCAATTAGGGAACGTGGTCAGCCGAGCGTTGGATGGCCCTCATTGCACCTGATTTGGCGGAGTCCACACCCCCAGACGGAGTCGCAAACCAGCTGCTAATCAGCTTTTATATCTGCTACCCTAAGGTATTGCCATTCTAAGTTCTTGGGAACGCCGATCATAAATGCTGGTCCCAAGGAATCGGATAATAATGGCTCATTTAATACAGCGAATTATTCATAAAGAGCCATTTTTTCTTCATTTATGCGTGTCTGCAAGATTAAAGCTTTAGACTGATTGCTTAAGTTGGGATCCTAAAAACTACAACTCCCATGGTGTCGGTATCTGAAAGATACTTTAATATGCTAATCACATTACTATGTCTTACACAATAAAGATAATTTTAATCCAATGTGTCTTGCTTAAATTGTAATATCATTTATTGAAGAAGAATTTTGCAATGCTTTAATAACCACTGTGCCAAAGGTTAGGCAACTAAacttaaatttgaatttaaatccttaagtaaatttaagttaaatagattttaaaaCTATAAGATCCTTAAAGGCCTAGTTCAAAGGCAAAGCGAACATGGCTTGCCAACCAGAAGAGTATTTTTCCCACGCATAAATACGGCTTAAACGCTGTAAGATGGGCGATCAAATCGCTTTAGAAAAATAGGCGGCACTGGAGCCTTCAGGTGTCAACTGTTGACAGCCTGTGTATCCAAGTTAATTGATTTTGTCATGGGCCGTCACCGACGGCACAATGCCTCTCCTTCCAAGCATTTTCATCTGGTCGGCAAGTACGGGGCTTTGGTCTCATGATTCCGTGTCATTAAGACTGTAACATTGCTTGGGGTTTTAAAGTcttctatttatttttcaaataaaacatcttaattatgtatattttcGTAGATATACTCTACGGGCCCACACTGTATGCCAAATATACCCTTAGCTGCTAGGGATGTACTCGTTTGCTGTTCAGATAACTTCACCTAATTTAACTTTTTAGCTCCAAGTCTTTAAGAATTAAATACGTGTATGAGCAATGGGTAACTTTATGTCGACTCCATACGCAATTGTCATTCCCGCTGGCTGCCTTTGTTATTTACTAGTCTGTGCCctgagaacaacaacaacttgaTTAGGCCTTCTGTCGGAGGCTTCCCTGCTCCAGATGCCTATGGTACGTGCCGCGACGCCGCGTGGAGTCATGGTTCTGTCCTCGGGACTTCCAGCGGCGGCATTTGCGGCCTATAATTAGGTGGCAATCATTTAGTGGTGCGAGATGCACGGCCACTCCTTGGCGGACTGCTCCTCGTGGACAGGGCCAGGATGAAAAGGCTGGGCAATTTTCTTTgcgcttttcattttcaattttccgtGTGCACTTTACTAAATGAGCCATAAATACGGCTAGATACTTGCAAAGATCGCAGATCGCAGATCGTGTATTTTTTGGCGCTCCCAAAGGAGAAACTTTACATGACAGATACAACTTAAGACATGAccctaattaaattaaatgggCCATTGCAAGATCTCTCAATGTCCGTCTGTtcttaaattgattttaacAAATAGTGGAGGATGCATTCTATTTGTTATTTCTCATcataaaaatatgttgttttTGTCAGATTTAAACGGATTATTACAGTCCGAcccaataaattataaatattcttGATCTGGATAACTATCCATGTCGTTCTGTCCGTACGGCCTAGTCTATCCGTATATATTTCGAGTTCTCAGAAACTTCAAAAGCAAgcaagtaacgggtatctgatattTGATGGATTGTACATAAAATAGTTTTCAGACCAAAAAATTTAGTTAGGTAACCTTCAAAAACCACTCAATAAGTAATCTTGTTAATGGGTGATCtcaaaacatataaaattGGTTTTTTATGATATCGTGGTGGGTAGAGTTGTGCTCTTTTGGCTCATAACGAAGCACATTCGATATTGAGTCCAGACCGTGTAAGTTTTGTTATGAAGTAATGCATTTTCAGACTTATGAATGTAAATAGAGTCACTTACCCAAGGGCACATTGGCGCCGTTCTTGCGATTGACGGAAACTGAGATCGGCAAAATGGCGGCACCGGAAGTGGACGACGGCGAGGGCGACGACGAGTCGCAGGACCCCTCCAGCGATTGGGCGGGCGTAGGCACCGTGGTCATGTGGTGATCGGCGCTAGTGATCACCGATGTTCCCGATGACCTACCGCCTCCTGCTCCGCCACCAGAGCTGCcccctccgcctcctcctccaccaccgGTGGATCCGCTGCTCGAGGTGGCCGCTGTAGCATTGCTGGAACTGGGTGCTCCACCGCCGGAGCTGCTGGTGGCCGGACCTACACTGCCGCCATGATCGCTGTGCGGCGGAGATCGCAGGGCGGTCTGCGTGGCCGGTTGCTGATGCGGATGCTGGTGgtggttctggtggtggtggtggtgcgagTGTGGGTGGCTTTGGTGCTGGTGCTGAGCCACCGAGGCGGCTGCAGCGGCTGCCATGTGGACGTGGTGCGCGTGGGCGTGACCGTGAATGCTAGAAGCGGCCGTGCTGGAGCCACCAAGATGGGAGGCTGGAGCCGacggagctgctgctgctgccgccgctgcctgCTGGTGGTGCAGGACATGTCCGTGATGCGAATGGTGTCCTCCGTGTGCATGATGGGCATGCACATGGTGGGCGTGGACATGAGCGGGAGCTGCgacatgatgatgatgactcAACAGGGTCGTGGCCGCCGGATTGGCAGGCGGTACCTCGTGCATGTGCAGTGCCCGCTGCTCATCCTGGGCCTGGGCTCGCCTCAAGGCCGTTTGCAGGGCCATTACCCGCTGGCGGTCCGCCGTCAGTCGGCACTTCTCGCACGTGCAGTAGCGAAACTTGCAGTACCGCTTGTGTCCCTTCAGGGTGATCTTCAGGCCATGATTGCGACAGCGGGCGCAGTTGGGTGGCGTCCTCGGCGAAATCGAGCTGCCGCTGGAACTGGAGGCTCCGCCACAGACGTCGTTCTTTGAGTCGATCATGTCCGAGTCGGACATCGTGTCGCTATTCCAGTTCTCCTCCGAAACCATGATTCCAGCTTCTAATATCCTATGTAAATGTTCGAGCGTCTGAGTTTATTTAAC of Drosophila mauritiana strain mau12 chromosome 3R, ASM438214v1, whole genome shotgun sequence contains these proteins:
- the LOC117142779 gene encoding protein doublesex isoform X2 → MVSEENWNSDTMSDSDMIDSKNDVCGGASSSSGSSISPRTPPNCARCRNHGLKITLKGHKRYCKFRYCTCEKCRLTADRQRVMALQTALRRAQAQDEQRALHMHEVPPANPAATTLLSHHHHVAAPAHVHAHHVHAHHAHGGHHSHHGHVLHHQQAAAAAAAAPSAPASHLGGSSTAASSIHGHAHAHHVHMAAAAAASVAQHQHQSHPHSHHHHHQNHHQHPHQQPATQTALRSPPHSDHGGSVGPATSSSGGGAPSSSNATAATSSSGSTGGGGGGGGGSSGGGAGGGRSSGTSVITSADHHMTTVPTPAQSLEGSCDSSSPSPSSTSGAAILPISVSVNRKNGANVPLGQDVFLDYCQKLLEKFRYPWELMPLMYVILKDADANIEEASRRIEEGQYVVNEYSRQHNLNIYDGGELRNTTRQCG
- the LOC117142779 gene encoding protein doublesex isoform X1 yields the protein MVSEENWNSDTMSDSDMIDSKNDVCGGASSSSGSSISPRTPPNCARCRNHGLKITLKGHKRYCKFRYCTCEKCRLTADRQRVMALQTALRRAQAQDEQRALHMHEVPPANPAATTLLSHHHHVAAPAHVHAHHVHAHHAHGGHHSHHGHVLHHQQAAAAAAAAPSAPASHLGGSSTAASSIHGHAHAHHVHMAAAAAASVAQHQHQSHPHSHHHHHQNHHQHPHQQPATQTALRSPPHSDHGGSVGPATSSSGGGAPSSSNATAATSSSGSTGGGGGGGGGSSGGGAGGGRSSGTSVITSADHHMTTVPTPAQSLEGSCDSSSPSPSSTSGAAILPISVSVNRKNGANVPLGQDVFLDYCQKLLEKFRYPWELMPLMYVILKDADANIEEASRRIEEARVEINRTVAQIYYNYYTPMALVNGAPMYLTYPSIEQGRYGAHFTHLPLTQICPPTPEPLALSRSPSSPSGPSAAHNQKPSRPGSSNGTVHSAASPTMVTTMATTSSTPTPTLSRRQRSRSATPTTPPPPPPAHSSSNGAYHHGHHLVSSTAAT